Proteins from a single region of Verrucomicrobiota bacterium:
- a CDS encoding GYF domain-containing protein produces MNKPKVNTSSKYYYADKLKVTHGPYSLEELYLMYQDFFIGNDTLIIKEGDSEWKAMASLGFKREPVLIAEEWTRPKKYHWLFPYRIKRLDYLFRMVVIHLIFSLPILTVFELAPSITNQPSGYAIYGGCALIYLFFLVSSIIIPRFRDIGLGWVYAFVTLVPGINVLCLLAALFIPKNGLSLDFENYKKRIQPLERKIPDEYQPPY; encoded by the coding sequence ATGAACAAACCAAAAGTAAATACTTCCTCCAAGTATTATTACGCAGACAAGTTAAAGGTTACCCATGGCCCTTACTCTTTAGAAGAGTTGTACTTGATGTATCAAGATTTCTTCATAGGTAATGATACCCTGATAATCAAGGAAGGAGACTCAGAGTGGAAAGCGATGGCTTCTTTAGGCTTTAAAAGAGAGCCCGTCCTGATAGCTGAAGAGTGGACTAGGCCTAAAAAATATCATTGGCTGTTTCCCTATAGAATCAAACGCCTAGACTACTTATTTCGCATGGTCGTCATTCACTTAATCTTTTCGTTGCCTATATTAACTGTTTTCGAGTTGGCTCCATCGATTACCAATCAACCTTCCGGCTACGCTATCTATGGGGGATGTGCTCTGATTTATCTTTTTTTCCTAGTGAGCTCTATTATTATACCTCGGTTTAGAGATATAGGCTTAGGATGGGTTTATGCCTTTGTTACGCTAGTCCCTGGAATCAACGTTTTGTGCTTGCTAGCTGCGTTGTTCATCCCCAAAAATGGATTGAGTTTAGATTTCGAAAACTACAAGAAAAGAATTCAGCCGCTAGAGCGCAAAATACCCGACGAATACCAGCCACCGTATTAG